The following coding sequences lie in one Pelecanus crispus isolate bPelCri1 chromosome 9, bPelCri1.pri, whole genome shotgun sequence genomic window:
- the ITM2C gene encoding integral membrane protein 2C isoform X2 has translation METTGLILYFWLQEEPAPAVQGRRSSLSGVCYLTMGLLVLLLGLVFASMYVYRYFFITQLPRESVFHCGVLYEDSLYSPFKGQLELHEDVKIYIEENYEQINVPVPQFGGSDPADIIHDFQRGLTAYHDITLDKCYVIELNTTIVMPPRNLWELLVNVKKGTYLPQTYIIQEEMIATEHVSDMEQLGSFIYRLCSGKETYRLKRRSARRRISRREAGNCHRIRHFENTFVVETVICKKS, from the exons ATGGAAACTACTGGATTGATTCTCTACTTTTGGCTACAG GAGGAGCCGGCTCCTGCGGTGCAGGGCCGGAGGTCGTCACTCAGCGGGGTGTGCTACCTGACCATGGGTCTCCTCGTACTGCTCCTGGGCTTGGTCTTTGCATCGATGTATGTGTACAGATACTTCTTCATCACCCAG CTGCCCCGCGAGAGCGTCTTTCACTGCGGCGTCCTTTACGAAGACTCGCTGTATTCGCCATTCAAAGGGCAGCTGGAGTTGCATGAAGATGTCAAGATTTACATTGAGGAGAACTACGAGCAAATCAACGTCCCAGTGCCCCAGTTTGGAGGGAGCGACCCTGCGGATATTATCCACGATTTCCAGCGA GGTCTGACGGCTTATCATGACATAACGCTGGATAAGTGCTACGTCATCGAGCTGAACACCACTATCGTGATGCCTCCTCGCAAcctgtgggagctgctggttAACGTGAAG AAAGGGACATACCTGCCTCAGACGTACATAATCCAGGAGGAGATGATCGCAACCGAACACGTCAGTGACATGGAGCAGCTCGGCTCCTTCATCTACCGCCTCTGCAGTGGCAAGGAGACCTACAGGCTGAAGCGGAGGAGCGCGAGGAGAC GTATCAGTCGACGTGAGGCTGGAAACTGTCATCGTATTCGTCActttgaaaacacttttgtGGTTGAAACTGTTATCTGCAAAAAGTCATGA
- the ITM2C gene encoding integral membrane protein 2C isoform X1 produces the protein MVKIGVQQPPAALKAEKEKAAAGGDGAAGAVMLHAGSSEPAPAVQGRRSSLSGVCYLTMGLLVLLLGLVFASMYVYRYFFITQLPRESVFHCGVLYEDSLYSPFKGQLELHEDVKIYIEENYEQINVPVPQFGGSDPADIIHDFQRGLTAYHDITLDKCYVIELNTTIVMPPRNLWELLVNVKKGTYLPQTYIIQEEMIATEHVSDMEQLGSFIYRLCSGKETYRLKRRSARRRISRREAGNCHRIRHFENTFVVETVICKKS, from the exons ATGGTGAAGATCGGCGTCCAGCAGCCGCCGGCGGCGCTCAAGGCGGAGAAGGagaaggcggcggcggggggcgatggggcggcgggcgccgtga TGCTGCATGCAGGGAGTTCA GAGCCGGCTCCTGCGGTGCAGGGCCGGAGGTCGTCACTCAGCGGGGTGTGCTACCTGACCATGGGTCTCCTCGTACTGCTCCTGGGCTTGGTCTTTGCATCGATGTATGTGTACAGATACTTCTTCATCACCCAG CTGCCCCGCGAGAGCGTCTTTCACTGCGGCGTCCTTTACGAAGACTCGCTGTATTCGCCATTCAAAGGGCAGCTGGAGTTGCATGAAGATGTCAAGATTTACATTGAGGAGAACTACGAGCAAATCAACGTCCCAGTGCCCCAGTTTGGAGGGAGCGACCCTGCGGATATTATCCACGATTTCCAGCGA GGTCTGACGGCTTATCATGACATAACGCTGGATAAGTGCTACGTCATCGAGCTGAACACCACTATCGTGATGCCTCCTCGCAAcctgtgggagctgctggttAACGTGAAG AAAGGGACATACCTGCCTCAGACGTACATAATCCAGGAGGAGATGATCGCAACCGAACACGTCAGTGACATGGAGCAGCTCGGCTCCTTCATCTACCGCCTCTGCAGTGGCAAGGAGACCTACAGGCTGAAGCGGAGGAGCGCGAGGAGAC GTATCAGTCGACGTGAGGCTGGAAACTGTCATCGTATTCGTCActttgaaaacacttttgtGGTTGAAACTGTTATCTGCAAAAAGTCATGA